A single Streptomyces sannanensis DNA region contains:
- a CDS encoding NAD(P)-dependent oxidoreductase yields the protein MSAVLVLRGGADAGAIRRALPDVLVHELPDLASPLPADTAVLVLRSGVRLGERELDALPHLRHVVRTGSGIDHIDVSALRHRGITLHRNAEAGAGAVGEWVLAAALALARRIPLGQHALLLGQHEKQACMGASLGTLAAGIWGAGPVGLAADWALAPYVGRTAFAAWPSNPPGLRELSPTALMEQSQVHVIALPLRPTTEQLIGEDFLACVAPQRPLLICAGRLETLDVAACLRALADGRLSGLALDPVEREHLPLLTGSTTPLNLLASPHIGAQRSDVRGALDRWAVDLLKEITADSRILIEGGHR from the coding sequence ATGAGCGCTGTCCTGGTGCTACGCGGTGGGGCGGACGCGGGCGCGATCCGCCGCGCCCTGCCCGATGTCCTCGTACACGAGTTGCCGGACCTGGCCTCGCCTCTGCCCGCCGACACCGCTGTGCTCGTCCTGCGTTCCGGCGTCCGTCTCGGCGAGAGGGAACTCGACGCGCTCCCTCACCTGCGGCACGTCGTACGGACCGGCTCCGGCATCGACCACATCGACGTGAGCGCCCTCCGGCACCGTGGCATCACTCTGCACCGCAACGCCGAAGCCGGCGCGGGCGCCGTGGGCGAGTGGGTCCTCGCCGCTGCCCTCGCTCTGGCCCGGCGTATCCCTTTGGGACAGCACGCGCTGCTACTCGGCCAGCACGAGAAGCAGGCGTGTATGGGAGCGTCACTCGGCACCCTGGCCGCAGGCATCTGGGGCGCGGGCCCGGTGGGGCTGGCCGCCGACTGGGCCCTCGCCCCCTACGTGGGCCGCACGGCCTTCGCCGCGTGGCCGTCGAACCCTCCCGGTCTGCGGGAGCTGTCGCCGACAGCCCTCATGGAGCAGTCGCAGGTACACGTGATCGCTCTGCCGCTGCGCCCCACGACCGAACAGCTCATCGGCGAGGACTTCCTCGCTTGCGTCGCGCCGCAGCGACCTCTGCTGATCTGTGCAGGACGGCTGGAGACTCTCGACGTCGCCGCTTGCCTGCGGGCACTGGCGGACGGGAGGCTCTCCGGCCTCGCCCTCGACCCGGTCGAGCGAGAGCACCTGCCGCTCCTCACCGGCTCCACGACGCCGCTCAACCTTCTGGCCTCGCCCCACATCGGCGCCCAGCGCTCCGACGTGCGCGGCGCGCTCGACCGATGGGCCGTCGATCTCCTCAAGGAGATCACCGCTGACAGCAGGATCCTGATCGAAGGAGGCCACCGGTGA
- a CDS encoding TylF/MycF/NovP-related O-methyltransferase: MDPTLKDLREWLLREHAGTVCADRLRVIADELADLTARGLPGAVVELGCYRGAMALWIRSVLDSLGDHDREIHVYDSFQGMPAPGAEDSDHLAAGELRSSPDDVRATHAAWGRPAPVIHPGWFDETLPKELPDEIAFAYLDGDFYDSTLAGLTHCVTRLVPTGMLLVDDYADTAVNPRAWDGLPGVKRACDAYFGAPSPVTVVVGEGDLAFGRYEKPEFLG; the protein is encoded by the coding sequence ATGGATCCGACGTTGAAGGATCTGCGGGAGTGGCTGCTGCGGGAGCACGCCGGGACGGTCTGTGCCGACCGGCTCCGCGTGATCGCCGACGAGCTCGCCGACCTGACCGCCCGCGGTCTGCCAGGCGCTGTGGTCGAACTCGGTTGCTACAGGGGCGCGATGGCCCTCTGGATCCGTAGCGTGCTCGACTCGTTGGGCGACCACGACCGCGAGATCCACGTCTACGACTCCTTCCAGGGCATGCCCGCACCCGGCGCCGAGGATTCGGACCATCTGGCTGCGGGCGAGCTCCGTTCATCCCCGGACGACGTGCGAGCCACGCACGCGGCCTGGGGCAGGCCGGCGCCGGTCATCCATCCGGGATGGTTCGACGAGACCCTGCCCAAGGAGCTGCCCGACGAGATCGCGTTCGCCTACCTGGACGGCGACTTCTACGACTCGACCCTCGCAGGACTCACGCACTGCGTCACCCGTCTGGTGCCGACGGGCATGCTGCTCGTCGACGACTACGCGGACACGGCGGTCAATCCGCGGGCCTGGGACGGCCTCCCAGGGGTGAAGCGCGCCTGCGACGCGTACTTCGGCGCGCCTTCGCCCGTGACCGTCGTCGTCGGCGAGGGTGATTTGGCCTTCGGCCGGTACGAGAAGCCGGAGTTCCTCGGATGA
- a CDS encoding CHAT domain-containing protein — translation MDRAQGLNGFGRLAARLLFVRDANRVAADMGRYAYQDLQAWYDNPRDVDSLDSAAAFYRNALRNTTPNHPQRAPLEAQLASIKRDQWLATGVQDQLDQAIALMAESAARTPPAEAADWIGRRWSLMLLHVLRYGAAKDPSDARLAVECHRSLAPALDGSRGLPWAPDLHAAVLLTAAQLAALRGDEPASAAWIEQARQTLGGTLTPTAGPGVDSCLLFLKQRVRFLREQYEGTYDHQLTQEADALCSCGIDAFGEHAGDTGELFMLRGVLLATRYRLLSRREDAQRAHRDFETALRLTPTDRPSHADRQWRLASLIVSVSANEPLAPEDIALAHRLAIESLAAVPPGAPDHAHHLRLMAEVRRRFPAETGTGYLRETAALYERSLAAGLTDSGGAWLVHTSLAMIQQELYGATGDPEYLATAIGHSEQALRQCPPREAQQYLPVLHSTLGCTLRLRYERSGRQQDYERAREHTAKGVDLAPLPGTAPDWAIRLSNHALVLRIPGRPEDYRAAERLLLDALDRGSLLPQEERILHHNLGLVLREEAEITQDRELLLRSAVPHLEWAVAATSVHEVDGRLARRNLSAALHSWWLFDEDPDVLRKALSEAEAALAAAPAQAPDRPLLLSDVGTCLASRGAHRAEHNDSEGARRDYERAVALLQEALRLLPAGHTSRAATETQYSDALQTLDLLAGERGGRDEALAVQRRAVRSADADSPSWALPALFLATTLVNSGEPSDEELHEAVDLCLRVARHPSAAATTRWNAAVKGAELQVDQGDWAGALDACLAAIEVLPRVAWGGLTFDDRLHALSETSQTVSDAAAIALHAGAPERALEILEHGRGQLLSHALDMRADLEAVRCLDPRLAAELELLRADHAAARSGDAERARAYRRQRQYDWDHLVRQVRRLPGLADFLQPLPCRDLLAAANDGPVVVLNSSRFRSDALVLHDGTLTVVPLPAFRHGKAVLRAQALSRLVHPPEEEGEKDDPREQLTELRAYLTDLLDWLWTAVAEPVLRVLPPAAQRDEDTLPPRMWWCPTGVFNHLPVHAATRIEEPLAPGDPAGGDSLGDRYVCSHTPTLRALAAARQADRRAPGAKPSMLLVGVGGTPPGSDLAELDHVAMEIDAVARLFPAAQPLRDEQALRATVLRRLKTAGWFHFAGHGEQHPEEPDGLLYLWDHTTSDSLRIRDIAGLRLDRAELAFLSACQTHLAPRAHSDEPVSLAGALQLAGFRQVVAAQWQLNSRRARHVTTRFYANLLAPTGTGGRPVPAPTAAGAAYALYAVVREERLNRPETVEVWAAYVHLGP, via the coding sequence ATGGACCGCGCACAGGGCCTGAACGGTTTCGGACGGCTCGCGGCGAGACTGCTGTTCGTCCGGGACGCGAACCGCGTCGCCGCCGACATGGGCCGGTACGCCTACCAGGACCTCCAGGCCTGGTACGACAACCCCCGCGACGTGGACTCCCTCGACAGCGCCGCCGCCTTCTACCGCAACGCCCTGCGGAACACCACGCCGAACCACCCGCAGCGCGCACCGCTCGAAGCGCAACTGGCCTCCATCAAGCGCGACCAGTGGCTCGCCACCGGCGTCCAGGACCAGCTCGACCAGGCGATCGCCCTGATGGCGGAGTCCGCGGCCCGTACGCCCCCCGCCGAGGCGGCGGACTGGATCGGCCGCCGCTGGAGCCTGATGCTGCTCCACGTACTGCGCTACGGCGCCGCCAAGGACCCGTCCGATGCCCGGCTCGCCGTAGAATGCCACCGATCGCTGGCGCCAGCGCTTGACGGATCGCGCGGCCTGCCCTGGGCGCCGGACCTGCACGCCGCCGTGCTCCTCACCGCGGCACAGCTGGCGGCGTTACGGGGCGACGAACCGGCGAGCGCGGCCTGGATCGAACAGGCCCGGCAGACCCTCGGCGGCACCCTGACCCCGACCGCCGGCCCGGGGGTGGACTCATGCCTGCTCTTCCTCAAGCAACGCGTCCGCTTCCTGCGCGAGCAGTACGAGGGCACTTACGACCACCAGCTCACCCAGGAGGCCGACGCGCTGTGCTCCTGCGGCATCGACGCGTTCGGGGAGCACGCGGGCGACACGGGAGAGCTCTTCATGCTCCGTGGCGTTCTGCTCGCCACCCGCTACCGGCTCCTCAGCCGGAGGGAGGACGCACAGCGCGCCCACCGTGACTTCGAGACCGCCCTGCGCCTCACCCCCACCGACCGGCCGAGCCATGCCGACCGGCAGTGGCGTCTGGCCTCGCTCATCGTTTCGGTCTCCGCGAACGAGCCGCTCGCGCCCGAGGACATCGCACTGGCCCACCGCCTCGCCATCGAGTCCCTGGCCGCGGTCCCACCCGGTGCACCGGACCACGCACACCATCTGCGACTGATGGCCGAGGTCCGCCGCCGGTTCCCGGCCGAGACGGGAACCGGCTACTTACGGGAGACCGCGGCGCTGTACGAACGGTCCCTCGCCGCGGGCCTGACCGACAGCGGTGGCGCCTGGCTGGTCCACACCAGCCTCGCGATGATCCAGCAGGAGCTCTACGGGGCCACGGGCGATCCGGAGTACCTGGCGACCGCTATCGGCCACTCGGAACAGGCCCTCCGCCAGTGTCCGCCGCGGGAGGCCCAGCAGTACCTACCGGTGCTGCACTCCACCCTCGGGTGCACGCTGCGGCTCCGCTACGAACGCTCCGGCCGCCAGCAGGACTACGAAAGGGCACGCGAGCACACAGCCAAGGGCGTCGATCTCGCTCCCCTGCCGGGAACCGCGCCCGACTGGGCCATACGGCTCTCCAACCACGCACTCGTCCTCCGCATCCCGGGCCGGCCCGAGGACTACCGCGCCGCGGAGCGGCTCCTGCTCGACGCACTCGACCGTGGGAGCCTGCTGCCGCAGGAGGAGCGGATCCTGCACCACAACCTCGGCCTGGTCCTGCGGGAAGAGGCCGAGATCACGCAGGACCGCGAGCTGCTGCTCCGGTCCGCAGTCCCCCATCTGGAGTGGGCCGTCGCCGCCACGTCGGTGCACGAGGTCGACGGCCGGCTCGCCCGCCGCAACCTGTCGGCGGCGCTGCACTCCTGGTGGCTGTTCGACGAGGACCCGGACGTGCTGCGGAAGGCACTGTCCGAGGCCGAGGCCGCACTCGCGGCTGCGCCCGCCCAAGCACCGGACCGGCCCCTGCTGCTGTCCGACGTCGGCACCTGTCTCGCCAGCCGAGGCGCCCACCGCGCGGAACACAACGACTCGGAGGGCGCCCGCCGTGACTACGAGCGTGCGGTGGCCCTGCTCCAGGAGGCCCTACGGCTGCTGCCGGCCGGGCACACCAGCCGTGCCGCCACCGAAACCCAGTACAGCGATGCCCTGCAGACCCTCGACCTGCTCGCCGGTGAACGGGGCGGCAGGGACGAGGCACTGGCGGTCCAGCGCCGGGCCGTGCGCTCGGCAGACGCGGACAGTCCATCCTGGGCGCTGCCCGCTTTGTTCCTCGCGACCACGCTAGTCAACTCCGGGGAACCGTCGGACGAGGAACTGCACGAGGCCGTGGACCTATGCCTGCGGGTCGCCCGGCATCCGTCGGCGGCCGCGACGACCCGCTGGAACGCGGCCGTCAAGGGAGCCGAGCTCCAGGTCGACCAGGGCGACTGGGCGGGCGCCCTCGACGCCTGTCTCGCCGCTATCGAGGTCCTGCCCCGGGTGGCCTGGGGCGGCCTCACCTTCGACGACCGGCTGCACGCCCTGAGCGAGACCTCGCAGACGGTCTCCGACGCGGCGGCCATCGCCCTCCATGCCGGCGCCCCCGAGCGGGCGCTGGAGATCCTCGAACACGGCCGCGGCCAACTGCTCTCCCACGCCCTGGACATGCGCGCCGACCTGGAGGCCGTGCGGTGCCTGGACCCCCGGCTGGCGGCCGAACTGGAGCTGCTCCGCGCCGACCACGCCGCCGCCCGGTCGGGCGACGCGGAGCGGGCGCGCGCGTACCGAAGGCAGCGCCAGTATGACTGGGACCACCTCGTCCGGCAGGTGCGGCGACTCCCCGGACTTGCCGACTTCCTCCAACCGCTGCCCTGCCGGGACCTGCTCGCCGCCGCCAACGACGGCCCCGTCGTCGTTCTCAATTCCAGCCGGTTCCGCTCGGACGCGCTGGTCCTCCACGACGGCACCCTCACCGTCGTGCCGCTACCCGCGTTCCGGCACGGCAAGGCGGTGCTCCGCGCCCAGGCCCTGTCACGGCTCGTGCACCCGCCCGAGGAGGAAGGGGAGAAGGACGACCCCAGGGAACAGCTGACCGAGCTCCGCGCGTACCTGACCGACCTGCTGGACTGGTTGTGGACCGCCGTCGCGGAACCCGTACTGAGGGTTCTGCCGCCCGCCGCGCAGCGGGACGAGGACACGCTCCCGCCCCGCATGTGGTGGTGCCCCACCGGCGTGTTCAACCACCTTCCAGTCCATGCGGCCACTCGGATCGAGGAGCCGCTCGCCCCCGGTGACCCGGCGGGCGGCGACAGCCTCGGTGACCGGTACGTGTGCAGCCACACCCCCACCTTGCGTGCCCTGGCGGCGGCCCGCCAGGCGGACCGGCGCGCGCCGGGGGCGAAACCCTCCATGCTGCTCGTCGGCGTGGGTGGGACCCCGCCGGGATCGGACCTGGCCGAGCTGGACCACGTCGCTATGGAGATCGACGCCGTCGCGCGCCTGTTCCCGGCGGCCCAGCCGCTGCGCGACGAGCAGGCTCTCCGGGCGACGGTCCTGCGCCGCCTTAAGACCGCTGGGTGGTTCCACTTCGCCGGCCACGGCGAACAGCACCCCGAGGAACCGGACGGGCTCCTCTACCTGTGGGACCACACCACGAGCGACTCTCTCCGCATCCGCGACATCGCCGGCCTCCGCCTGGACCGGGCCGAGCTCGCCTTCCTCTCGGCCTGCCAGACCCACCTGGCGCCACGGGCCCATTCCGACGAGCCGGTCAGCCTCGCCGGAGCACTGCAGCTCGCCGGATTCCGGCAGGTCGTCGCCGCCCAGTGGCAGCTGAACAGCCGCCGGGCCCGGCACGTCACCACGCGCTTCTACGCGAACCTGCTGGCGCCCACCGGCACCGGCGGCCGGCCGGTTCCCGCCCCGACGGCCGCCGGCGCGGCCTACGCCTTGTACGCCGTGGTACGGGAGGAGCGCCTGAATCGTCCGGAAACCGTGGAGGTGTGGGCGGCGTACGTGCATCTCGGTCCGTGA
- a CDS encoding NUDIX domain-containing protein, with protein MPLTPELPRISVSVKAAIVRDSAVLLLSYDDEAGFHYNLPGGKAQVGEDLRQAVNRKVAQETGLQVVARRLLCVVEYVPDLWQGEFGDVQKVQFNFLAEQVDDAEPQMPEPPDPIQVGFEWVPLERLGDVYLLPRINRPLSAALRQELADPFVDRW; from the coding sequence GTGCCTCTGACGCCCGAACTGCCTCGGATCAGTGTGTCCGTGAAGGCGGCGATCGTGCGCGACAGCGCCGTCCTGCTGCTGTCGTACGACGACGAGGCCGGGTTCCACTACAACCTCCCGGGCGGCAAGGCCCAGGTCGGCGAGGACCTGCGCCAGGCCGTGAACCGCAAGGTCGCGCAGGAGACCGGCCTGCAGGTCGTGGCCCGGCGTCTGCTGTGCGTCGTCGAGTACGTCCCCGATTTGTGGCAGGGCGAGTTCGGAGACGTACAGAAGGTTCAGTTCAACTTCCTCGCGGAGCAGGTGGACGACGCCGAGCCGCAAATGCCGGAACCGCCGGACCCCATCCAGGTGGGCTTCGAGTGGGTTCCGCTGGAACGCCTGGGCGACGTGTACCTGCTGCCCCGGATCAACCGCCCGCTGTCGGCGGCGTTGAGGCAGGAACTCGCCGACCCCTTCGTGGACAGGTGGTGA
- a CDS encoding aKG-HExxH-type peptide beta-hydroxylase, producing the protein MSALSPEALVALGGIADHQRQRTSRIASVLGNRLGSSALDYAVAHHLLEGAEHAARARNADRLAWYRRTTVRDLPHLSAGPHIVLSPRPADLLRSEISETAYYLVGPDTSPAPPETHDLVRAALASATEHGFGTLLTQHAPVICLLNRRRLDETLHSWALTRLSGTVFTDYTAHPEVLARDLIHEAAHNWLNDALAAHDVRLPAAVTFFSPWRGTPRPVYGFLHACWAFSLTVLYARRARCNATGGVVPFLDAHLRQQESQLVSALDSLVEALSYVSADALRDRVNHAVSKASIRRNPGAIRALPPLTAR; encoded by the coding sequence ATGAGCGCTCTCTCCCCGGAAGCCCTGGTCGCCCTCGGTGGCATCGCCGACCATCAGCGCCAACGGACCAGCCGTATCGCCTCCGTACTCGGCAACCGCCTCGGCTCGTCCGCCCTCGACTACGCCGTGGCCCACCACCTGCTCGAAGGCGCCGAACACGCGGCGCGCGCCCGGAACGCGGACCGCCTCGCCTGGTACCGCCGTACGACGGTGCGAGACCTGCCCCATCTGTCGGCCGGCCCGCACATCGTGCTCAGCCCGCGCCCCGCGGACCTGCTCCGCTCAGAGATCTCCGAAACCGCCTACTACCTCGTCGGCCCCGACACCAGCCCTGCCCCACCCGAGACCCATGACCTCGTTCGTGCCGCCCTCGCCTCCGCGACCGAGCACGGCTTCGGCACCCTGCTCACCCAGCACGCCCCCGTCATCTGCCTGCTCAACCGTCGCCGACTCGACGAGACCCTCCACAGCTGGGCCCTCACCCGCCTCTCGGGCACGGTCTTCACCGACTACACCGCCCACCCCGAGGTCCTGGCCCGCGACCTGATCCACGAGGCCGCCCACAACTGGCTCAACGACGCCCTGGCCGCACACGACGTGCGCCTCCCCGCCGCCGTCACCTTCTTCTCCCCCTGGCGGGGAACTCCTCGTCCCGTCTACGGCTTCCTTCACGCCTGCTGGGCTTTCTCCCTCACTGTGCTGTACGCACGGCGGGCCCGCTGCAACGCCACGGGTGGTGTGGTCCCCTTCCTCGACGCGCATCTGCGCCAGCAGGAGAGCCAGCTCGTCTCCGCACTCGATTCGCTGGTTGAGGCACTCTCGTACGTCTCCGCTGACGCGCTCCGTGATCGCGTCAACCATGCCGTAAGCAAGGCCTCGATTCGGCGTAACCCGGGGGCTATCCGAGCACTCCCACCCCTGACGGCGCGGTAA
- a CDS encoding isocitrate lyase/phosphoenolpyruvate mutase family protein, which translates to MADGTKAMHLREALDDCERKHPLLAIGAVNALAAHVAAEAGFDALWVSGLEVSAASGLPDANVLGPRDLSDVVASLGRVTELPVVVDIDNAGGSGRTAERFAYDLMRAGAAAVCVEDSAYPKCNSFAAHRAQSLADLDLLREQVGRIRKVAGDGLVVVARTEALIAGEDMATAMARAEAYAEAGADAVLIHSKDATGDQARAIGRAWSHGVPLVSVPTAFPDLSAAELGEAGFRLCIYANQLSRAALAGMRTAARQFRRGGSFRSTVAGSLAEVGDLMRVGEPEALSCL; encoded by the coding sequence ATGGCTGACGGCACGAAGGCGATGCATCTTCGTGAGGCCCTCGACGACTGCGAGCGGAAGCACCCGCTCCTGGCGATCGGTGCGGTGAACGCGCTCGCCGCGCACGTCGCGGCGGAGGCGGGCTTCGACGCCCTGTGGGTGAGCGGTCTGGAGGTGTCCGCGGCCTCCGGACTGCCGGACGCCAACGTCCTGGGCCCCCGCGACCTGTCCGACGTGGTCGCCTCGCTCGGCCGGGTCACCGAACTGCCCGTCGTCGTGGACATCGACAACGCGGGCGGTTCGGGGCGCACGGCGGAGCGGTTCGCGTACGACCTTATGCGCGCCGGAGCCGCGGCAGTGTGTGTCGAGGACAGCGCGTACCCGAAGTGCAACAGCTTCGCGGCCCACCGGGCCCAGAGCCTCGCCGACCTGGACCTGCTGCGCGAGCAGGTGGGGCGCATACGGAAGGTCGCCGGTGACGGCCTCGTAGTCGTCGCCCGCACCGAGGCCCTTATCGCCGGCGAGGACATGGCCACAGCGATGGCTCGCGCCGAGGCGTACGCCGAGGCCGGAGCGGATGCGGTACTCATCCACTCCAAGGACGCGACCGGTGATCAGGCGCGGGCCATCGGACGTGCGTGGAGCCACGGCGTGCCGCTGGTCAGCGTGCCCACGGCGTTCCCCGACCTGAGCGCCGCCGAGCTCGGCGAGGCCGGCTTCCGCCTCTGCATCTACGCGAACCAGCTCAGCCGTGCCGCCCTCGCGGGTATGCGCACCGCCGCCCGTCAGTTCCGGCGCGGAGGGAGTTTCCGTTCCACCGTCGCAGGGTCCCTCGCAGAGGTCGGCGACCTGATGCGCGTCGGCGAACCGGAGGCGCTGTCGTGCCTCTGA
- a CDS encoding radical SAM protein, giving the protein MPVTRTASIDLESLYAPLSRTGPDTAVSVILKLRGETCDIDCLYCFEKRKESPGGARISAEQVHRLGSIFSGRPLSVELHGGEPLTAGRERIAEILDALAAQPNVIRVSLQTNGLQLDDAWLDLFEQHYPQLEIGLSLDGDALGNSWRVGYDGQPTYPRVVEALELLGRRERRVGVICAVTPYVLGRASEVMEQLASFSSVTTVSLVPCFDAAVTRSTTVAGSRTPTSRALQRRAIGPTGPAWAVTPRQYADFVLEAAHHWVADGLFHRVKLEPVVSVIRRLRGLQTRSCHFSDLKCDHVLTLYPDDRLGCCDELPWPQAGLAALGDVHAEADVAGAQGSSPLLRQARSLVTKCTTCDYRDTCGAGCPAVRLRFAAAGDEDAYCDHRMRLIDGVATLLAQPDLPPAASCSRLRWRPVRPNDMHHVVAFLARWDDPAAPRPPARLQVSAHGNINTVGLPGIHEADDLDPRHPQWYEGIEPGVRPVVDALTTGWNTVTYDSCQGHAYADLPAAEPRFLSVGILPRDRAEYARTAVRLCRAAGRAESSLPGACSLVLGRNELTCRTTGRVYPTLDLHLVPSAGTTPAEYFEDLAEAVHVLTEALAEATSAPPSALCACATEAHSSDGGEQ; this is encoded by the coding sequence ATGCCCGTCACCCGCACCGCCTCCATCGACCTGGAGAGTCTCTACGCCCCGCTGTCGCGCACCGGGCCGGACACGGCCGTCTCCGTCATCCTCAAGCTCCGCGGGGAGACCTGCGACATCGACTGCCTGTACTGCTTCGAGAAGCGGAAGGAGTCACCGGGCGGTGCCCGGATCAGCGCAGAACAGGTCCACCGCCTCGGTTCGATCTTCTCCGGGCGTCCGCTCAGCGTCGAACTCCACGGCGGGGAGCCCCTGACCGCCGGCCGGGAACGGATCGCGGAGATCCTGGACGCGCTCGCCGCACAGCCGAACGTCATCCGCGTGAGCCTCCAGACCAACGGCCTCCAGCTCGACGACGCCTGGCTGGACCTGTTCGAGCAGCACTACCCCCAGTTGGAGATCGGCCTCTCCCTCGACGGGGACGCGCTCGGGAACTCGTGGCGTGTCGGTTACGACGGCCAGCCCACGTACCCCCGAGTGGTCGAAGCCCTGGAACTTCTCGGCCGTCGGGAACGTCGCGTCGGCGTCATCTGCGCCGTCACCCCGTACGTCCTCGGCCGAGCCTCCGAGGTCATGGAGCAGCTCGCCTCCTTTTCCTCCGTGACGACGGTCAGCCTGGTGCCGTGCTTCGACGCGGCGGTCACCCGGTCGACCACTGTGGCGGGATCCCGTACGCCGACCAGCCGGGCACTCCAGCGACGGGCCATCGGCCCCACCGGCCCGGCCTGGGCCGTCACGCCGCGCCAGTACGCCGACTTCGTGCTGGAAGCCGCCCACCACTGGGTCGCCGACGGCCTGTTCCACCGCGTCAAGCTGGAGCCCGTCGTCTCCGTCATCCGCCGCCTGAGGGGTCTACAAACCCGTTCCTGTCACTTCTCCGACTTGAAGTGCGACCACGTCCTCACCCTTTATCCCGATGACCGCTTGGGATGCTGCGACGAGCTGCCCTGGCCGCAGGCCGGCCTGGCCGCGCTCGGTGACGTACACGCTGAGGCGGACGTGGCCGGCGCCCAGGGCAGCTCTCCCCTGCTCCGGCAGGCACGCTCCCTGGTCACGAAGTGCACGACATGCGACTACCGCGACACCTGCGGCGCGGGCTGCCCGGCGGTCCGCCTGCGCTTCGCCGCCGCGGGCGACGAAGACGCGTACTGCGACCACCGCATGCGCCTGATCGACGGCGTCGCCACCCTGCTCGCCCAGCCGGATCTCCCGCCCGCTGCCTCCTGTTCCCGGCTACGCTGGCGTCCCGTCCGCCCCAACGACATGCACCACGTCGTGGCGTTCCTGGCCCGCTGGGATGATCCCGCCGCACCGCGCCCGCCAGCACGCCTCCAGGTAAGTGCCCACGGCAACATCAACACGGTCGGCCTCCCCGGCATTCACGAGGCGGACGATCTCGACCCGCGACACCCCCAGTGGTACGAGGGCATCGAGCCCGGCGTCCGCCCGGTCGTCGACGCGCTCACCACGGGTTGGAACACCGTCACCTATGACAGCTGCCAGGGCCACGCCTACGCCGACCTCCCCGCAGCCGAGCCGCGGTTCCTCTCGGTTGGCATCCTGCCGCGCGACCGCGCCGAGTACGCGCGTACAGCGGTGCGCCTGTGCCGCGCCGCTGGCCGAGCCGAGTCCTCCCTGCCCGGAGCGTGTTCGCTGGTCCTCGGTCGCAACGAGCTCACGTGCCGCACCACCGGCCGGGTGTATCCGACGCTCGACCTCCATCTCGTACCCTCTGCTGGCACCACGCCTGCCGAGTACTTCGAGGACCTCGCCGAGGCCGTGCACGTACTCACGGAGGCGCTGGCCGAGGCCACGTCTGCCCCGCCGTCCGCCCTCTGCGCCTGCGCGACCGAAGCCCACTCCAGCGATGGAGGCGAGCAGTGA
- a CDS encoding 2OG-Fe(II) oxygenase, giving the protein MIHIAETLSIRTVESFLKPNEIERLNNVMDDALGPLGRDRYGAGRHTTIHEIPGRSPAEAQDVYEPAGRIELTDIPHEATALLDQALKLHMAAVTRTLPSVTGHRPWIYLEYGAGQYITPHADGIAPDPLTRPRQIAAATVTLTEIHDTGGAFYVETTGNDAAWTTDEAPTGSGYTPGMRFAHDGTDMSSPWFRSMPRTRWSVTPAPGTLVVFGSQLVHGTEPVRAGRVRKFLTLFVSE; this is encoded by the coding sequence GTGATCCACATCGCCGAGACGCTGTCCATCCGGACCGTGGAGAGCTTCCTCAAACCGAACGAGATCGAGCGCCTCAACAACGTCATGGACGACGCGCTCGGCCCCCTCGGGCGCGACCGGTACGGCGCGGGCCGCCATACGACCATCCACGAGATCCCCGGTCGCTCCCCCGCCGAGGCGCAGGACGTCTACGAGCCGGCCGGCCGGATCGAGCTGACCGACATCCCGCACGAGGCGACCGCCCTCCTCGACCAGGCCCTCAAGCTCCACATGGCCGCCGTCACGCGCACCCTGCCGTCGGTCACCGGCCACCGGCCGTGGATCTACCTCGAGTACGGCGCCGGCCAGTACATCACCCCGCATGCCGACGGCATCGCCCCCGACCCCCTCACCCGTCCCCGCCAGATCGCCGCCGCGACGGTCACACTCACGGAGATCCACGACACGGGCGGCGCGTTCTACGTGGAGACCACGGGCAACGACGCCGCTTGGACCACCGACGAGGCGCCGACCGGGTCGGGTTACACCCCGGGGATGCGCTTCGCACACGACGGGACGGACATGTCCTCTCCCTGGTTTCGCAGCATGCCGCGCACCCGATGGAGCGTTACACCCGCTCCCGGCACTCTCGTGGTCTTCGGCAGCCAGCTCGTCCACGGCACCGAACCGGTCCGCGCCGGCCGCGTTCGCAAGTTCCTGACGCTCTTCGTCTCCGAGTAA